One genomic window of Sphingobacterium oryzagri includes the following:
- the pfkA gene encoding 6-phosphofructokinase, with protein sequence MKTIKNIAVLTSGGDAPGMNAAIRAVVRAGIYNGLNVFGVLRGYDGLVQGDIIPMDAKSVANIIQRGGTVLKTARSDEFRTYEGREKAFENIKKLEIDALVVIGGDGTFTGASKFIEEFDIPIMGIPGTIDNDLAGTDFTIGYDTAINTVVDAVDKIRDTAESHDRLFVVEVMGRDSGLIALRSGISTGAEAVLIPELQVDYDAIMKRLDKTRKNKSSRIIIVAEGDKEGGMVVADRIKENFPHYDVRLSILGHIQRGGKPTCMDRVLASRLGVGAVEGLLAGRRGEMAGLLCGHVEFTPFSKAIKHIDKINENLTRIVEILSL encoded by the coding sequence ATGAAAACGATAAAAAACATTGCAGTTTTGACATCAGGAGGAGATGCACCGGGCATGAATGCTGCCATCCGGGCAGTTGTACGTGCCGGCATCTATAATGGCCTAAACGTTTTTGGTGTACTAAGAGGCTATGACGGCCTTGTCCAAGGCGACATTATTCCGATGGATGCTAAATCTGTAGCAAACATTATTCAACGTGGTGGAACGGTATTAAAGACCGCCCGTAGTGACGAGTTTAGAACCTATGAGGGTCGGGAGAAGGCTTTCGAAAATATCAAAAAGCTGGAGATCGATGCTTTGGTGGTTATCGGTGGCGACGGAACTTTTACAGGCGCATCGAAATTTATTGAAGAGTTTGATATTCCAATAATGGGTATACCAGGCACGATTGATAATGATCTTGCAGGAACGGATTTTACCATTGGATACGATACAGCGATCAATACCGTCGTGGATGCTGTCGATAAGATTAGAGATACAGCAGAGTCGCATGACCGACTATTTGTCGTTGAAGTGATGGGACGGGATTCTGGACTTATTGCTTTGCGCTCTGGTATAAGTACAGGTGCAGAAGCTGTTTTGATTCCAGAGCTTCAGGTAGATTACGATGCCATTATGAAGCGATTGGACAAAACAAGAAAGAACAAATCGTCTCGTATCATTATTGTCGCCGAAGGCGACAAAGAAGGCGGAATGGTGGTTGCAGACAGGATCAAAGAAAACTTCCCGCATTATGATGTTCGTTTGTCGATTTTAGGGCATATCCAACGCGGTGGTAAGCCTACTTGTATGGACCGTGTATTGGCAAGCCGATTGGGCGTTGGCGCCGTGGAAGGATTATTGGCCGGACGCCGTGGCGAAATGGCGGGATTACTATGCGGGCATGTGGAGTTTACACCGTTTAGCAAAGCTATCAAACACATAGACAAAATCAACGAAAACCTCACGCGAATCGTAGAGATCTTGTCGCTTTAG
- a CDS encoding TlpA disulfide reductase family protein, translating to MRKLVLMSLGLAPALLFAQQDFTVNGKIGQTKPGAKVFIQYRADGQGVIDSAEITNGTFKYQGSVAEPTQAGLFLSADGKTMAELRASGERPPMNAIYLAKGVINFEGADFASAVSSGNAINDDFAKYKGALKTIEGGFAALDAEYQAATDEKKQDPAFIQGLQAKAEEIYKQQQTANESFVKENKSSYVALTILDELASPENVTSFVKPSYESLDANLKATKLGKDLAEKIVSMEKLGVGAVAPDFTLPDTTGNNLALSSLRGKYVLVDFWASWCGPCRNENPNVVAAFNKFKDKNFTVLGVSLDRPGKKDDWLKAIADDELGQWPHVSDLQFWNSPVVELYSIRGIPQNYLIDPEGKIVASNLRGEALEQKLQEILK from the coding sequence ATGAGAAAGCTAGTATTAATGTCATTAGGTTTAGCTCCTGCATTATTGTTTGCACAGCAGGACTTTACCGTAAATGGAAAGATTGGTCAGACAAAACCTGGCGCAAAGGTTTTTATTCAATACCGCGCTGATGGGCAAGGAGTGATAGATTCTGCGGAAATAACAAACGGAACATTTAAATACCAGGGATCTGTAGCGGAGCCTACGCAAGCGGGTTTGTTTCTTTCTGCCGATGGAAAGACGATGGCCGAGTTACGTGCTAGTGGCGAACGCCCACCGATGAATGCTATTTACCTCGCTAAGGGCGTCATTAACTTTGAAGGAGCAGATTTTGCGTCAGCGGTGAGCAGTGGAAATGCTATTAACGATGATTTTGCAAAGTATAAAGGCGCTTTGAAAACGATTGAAGGAGGTTTCGCAGCGCTAGACGCAGAATATCAGGCTGCAACCGATGAAAAAAAGCAAGATCCGGCCTTTATCCAAGGTTTACAAGCAAAAGCAGAGGAAATTTACAAACAACAGCAAACCGCCAATGAAAGCTTTGTCAAAGAAAATAAGAGCAGCTATGTGGCTTTAACAATTTTAGACGAGTTGGCCTCTCCGGAAAATGTAACATCTTTTGTAAAGCCATCCTACGAGTCTCTTGATGCTAATCTTAAAGCGACCAAATTGGGCAAGGACTTAGCCGAGAAAATTGTTAGCATGGAAAAATTAGGCGTAGGCGCTGTTGCTCCTGATTTTACATTACCAGATACAACCGGCAACAACTTGGCGTTATCATCGCTACGCGGCAAATATGTGTTGGTCGACTTTTGGGCAAGCTGGTGTGGGCCATGCCGTAATGAAAACCCGAACGTTGTCGCAGCATTTAACAAATTCAAAGACAAAAACTTTACGGTTTTGGGCGTTTCACTTGATCGTCCTGGAAAGAAAGATGATTGGTTAAAGGCGATCGCAGATGACGAGTTGGGTCAGTGGCCACATGTTTCTGATCTTCAGTTTTGGAACTCGCCGGTGGTCGAGTTGTACTCTATTCGCGGTATCCCGCAAAACTACCTGATCGATCCGGAAGGTAAGATCGTGGCGTCCAACTTGCGTGGCGAAGCATTAGAGCAAAAATTGCAGGAAATATTGAAATAA
- a CDS encoding TPM domain-containing protein, whose translation MQITLGLHTFWRSIVCCMFIVLAGQQITVAQDLPDAPNSLVSDYTGTLTPEETQQLERKLLAFEDSTSTQIAVAVIKSTEGYDIADYAVRLAQKWGVGNKKYNNGILLLVALQDRTVDIRTGYGVEGAIPDIIAHRIIQNEIVPAFRKQQYFSGLDNATNAIIAYTKGEYKADPRARGKEKDGGGVPVIVIIIIVIVIISLISKNGGGGNRGGKVMTGRGSSDLFWWTLLNSLGRGGGGGGGFGGGSSGGGGFGGFGGGGFGGGGASGRW comes from the coding sequence ATGCAGATAACTTTAGGTTTACACACGTTCTGGCGTAGCATTGTTTGTTGCATGTTTATTGTCCTGGCTGGACAACAAATAACCGTTGCACAGGATTTGCCCGATGCACCGAACAGTTTGGTAAGCGATTACACCGGAACACTGACACCCGAAGAAACGCAACAACTTGAACGAAAACTGCTGGCATTCGAAGATAGCACGTCAACGCAAATCGCTGTTGCCGTTATTAAATCTACGGAAGGCTATGATATTGCAGATTATGCGGTTCGGTTGGCTCAAAAATGGGGCGTCGGAAATAAAAAATACAATAACGGTATCTTATTGTTGGTCGCGCTGCAAGATCGTACGGTCGATATCCGAACCGGCTATGGTGTAGAAGGAGCAATTCCGGATATTATCGCGCATCGTATCATTCAAAACGAAATTGTTCCGGCCTTTAGAAAGCAACAATATTTTAGTGGGCTCGATAACGCGACCAATGCGATTATTGCTTATACAAAAGGGGAATATAAAGCAGATCCACGCGCTAGAGGAAAGGAGAAAGATGGGGGAGGTGTTCCGGTAATAGTGATTATTATTATCGTGATTGTGATTATCTCGCTTATTTCCAAAAATGGCGGTGGTGGCAACCGTGGTGGTAAAGTCATGACTGGGCGTGGATCGTCCGACCTGTTCTGGTGGACCTTGTTAAATAGCCTCGGACGTGGCGGCGGCGGAGGCGGCGGTTTCGGCGGTGGCAGTAGTGGTGGCGGTGGTTTCGGCGGCTTTGGCGGCGGAGGCTTTGGCGGCGGCGGAGCTAGTGGTCGCTGGTAA
- a CDS encoding TPM domain-containing protein codes for MKEIFSTEQQERIVQAITVAESMTSGEIRLVVDRKLSADSALDAAVAYFRKLNMHKTALKNGVLIYLATEDHAFAIIGDEGINVRVAADFWDDTKEQMVSFFRTGDVVEGLITGIHHAGEQLKHYFPRRADDVNELPDEIHFGNN; via the coding sequence ATGAAGGAAATTTTTTCAACGGAACAACAGGAACGCATTGTTCAAGCAATTACCGTGGCCGAAAGTATGACGTCTGGCGAAATACGTTTGGTCGTGGATCGCAAGCTTTCTGCTGATTCTGCCTTGGACGCGGCGGTGGCTTATTTTCGCAAACTAAATATGCATAAAACGGCCTTGAAAAATGGCGTTTTGATTTATTTAGCAACAGAAGATCACGCCTTTGCCATCATCGGCGATGAAGGTATCAATGTGCGGGTGGCCGCTGATTTTTGGGATGACACCAAAGAACAGATGGTGTCTTTTTTTCGTACTGGGGATGTGGTCGAAGGCCTTATCACGGGTATTCATCATGCTGGAGAACAGTTAAAGCATTATTTTCCACGTCGTGCAGATGATGTCAATGAACTTCCCGATGAAATCCATTTTGGTAATAACTAA